A genomic stretch from Oncorhynchus kisutch isolate 150728-3 unplaced genomic scaffold, Okis_V2 scaffold3749, whole genome shotgun sequence includes:
- the LOC109886266 gene encoding homeobox protein HMX2: MFIRMKKSEDSGSKVSFTSVSNFTIQSILGTVSEDAHKDSCNSSSDAGLLQRQRMRSVSSEGFSGGEDSTDFYPLPGGKKPRNDLNDLTHSYLSDKNRLILGQEMVKRHQLFHDYKEGDQRYYNQTSPAISEEKGHIDDDETSNSSRKKSRTVFSRSQVYQLESTFDMKRYLSSTERASLASSLQLTEIQVKTWFQNRRNKWKRLLSAEIEAVNMAHASSAQTLVGMPFFFKENFRLRIPVPGSMTFPTPLCYPGSNMQALPLYNFYNKIE, from the exons ATGTTTATCAGAATGAAGAAATCTGAAGACAGTGGCAGTAAAGTATCATTTACCTCAGTTTCCAATTTTACTATTCAGTCAATTCTTGGAACTGTGTCCGAGGACGCGCACAAGGACAGTTGTAATTCTAGTTCCGACGCGGGGCTGCTGCAGAGACAACGCATGCGCTCCGTGTCTTCAGAAGGATTCAGCGGTGGGGAGGATTCTACAGACTTCTACCCTTTACCCGGAGGAAAGAAACCACGCAATGACCTCAACGATCTCACACATTCTTATCTAA GTGACAAAAACAGACTAATTCTGGGGCAAGAGATGGTGAAGAGACATCAACTTTTTCATGATTATAAAGAAGGTGACCAGAGATACTACAACCAAACATCACCTGCTATTTCAGAAGAAAAGGGTCATATTGACGACGACGAAACATCCAACTCGTCCAGAAAGAAGTCTCGGACCGTATTCTCGCGGAGTCAGGTTTACCAACTAGAATCGACGTTTGACATGAAACGTTACCTTAGCAGTACAGAACGAGCTAGTCTCGCATCAAGTCTCCAGTTGACAGAGATACAGGTGAAAACTTGGTTCCAGAATCGGAGGAACAAGTGGAAACGTCTGCTTTCTGCGGAGATAGAAGCGGTGAACATGGCTCACGCATCATCCGCACAAACTCTGGTTGGGATGCCGTTCTTCTTCAAAGAGAATTTCCGGCTACGGATTCCTGTCCCTGGATCAATGACTTTCCCTACACCTCTATGTTATCCCGGGAGCAACATGCAAGCTTTACCTTTGTACAATTTTTATAATAAAATTGAATAG
- the LOC109886271 gene encoding homeobox protein HMX3, which yields MDNKHSQAKAETAQETRPPAKDSPFSIKNLLNFDSKPSKPKTLLATTKGLLEGGFSLSRIGDLTFPSFDIPAQRFGLSAHYLERPSAWWYPYALGTSGHHLYRTGGFEKAVVRDTPSTGGDRDTPELLRKSPDQDDDKNKSTDDVVLEESDGDEPKKEVELVDDWRKIKDENTDKKTCRKKKTRTVFSRSQVFRLESTFDMKRYLSSSERAGLAASLHLTETQVKIWFQNRRNKWKRQLAAELEAANLSHAAAQRIVRVPILYHENTGSETGSAGNVSVSQSLLTFPHQMYYSHPLVTSVPLLRPV from the exons ATGGACAATAAACATTCACAAGCGAAGGCAGAGACGGCACAGGAGACCCGTCCGCCCGCTAAAGACTCACCTTTCTCTATCAAGAACCTGCTCAACTTCGACAGTAAACCTTCCAAGCCGAAGACGCTGCTTGCCACCACCAAAGGACTATTGGAAggaggtttctctctctcccggaTCGGTGATTTAACTTTTCCTAGTTTTGACATCCCAGCCCAGAGATTTGGATTATCGGCGCACTATTTGGAACGACCGTCGGCGTGGTGGTATCCCTACGCGCTTGGCACATCGGGACACCATCTCTACAGGACCGGAG GGTTTGAGAAGGCCGTCGTGAGAGACACACCATCAACAGGCGGGGACCGAGACACACCGGAGCTGCTGCGAAAATCACCCGACCAAGATGACGACAAAAACAAAAGTACTGATGATGTCGTTCTGGAGGAGAGTGATGGGGATGAACCAAAGAAGGAAGTAGAGTTGGTGGATGACTGGAGGAAAATTAAAGACGAGAACACGGATAAAAAAACGTGTCGGAAAAAGAAAACGCGGACAGTCTTTTCAAGGAGTCAGGTATTTCGGTTGGAGTCAACGTTCGACATGAAACGGTACCTCAGTAGCTCGGAACGGGCAGGCCTGGCGGCATCCCTACACCTCACAGAGACCCAGGTGAAAATCTGGTTCCAGAACAGAAGGAACAAGTGGAAACGACAGTTGGCCGCGGAACTCGAAGCGGCCAATCTGAGCCACGCCGCGGCCCAGAGGATAGTCCGCGTTCCCATATTGTACCACGAGAACACCGGCTCAGAAACTGGCAGCGCTGGGAacgtgtcagtcagtcagtccctacTAACATTCCCTCATCAAATGTACTATTCACATCCACTAGTCACATCCGTGCCGCTGCTGAGACCAGTTTGA